A region of the Parasteatoda tepidariorum isolate YZ-2023 chromosome 7, CAS_Ptep_4.0, whole genome shotgun sequence genome:
aaatttgagttCTATAGCAAAGAAAAATGTGTTGTACGAAATGTGTGTAGgttcaattacttttatttgttctaatctcaaaaatcaaacaaaagaaaactttcaaaggaaaaaaaaaaaatagttgaaaaaaccgattttccttcaaaatttaaatattgaaggaaaaaaccgattttctttcaaaatttaaatattgaaaaaaaagtgacaattttggattgattaattttttcactaacCTCACGTTGTTGttgtaggccattaaggcaagggcNNNNNNNNNNNNNNNNNNNNNNNNNNNNNNNNNNNNNNNNNNNNNNNNNNNNNNNNNNNNNNNNNNNNNNNNNNNNNNNNNNNNNNNNNNNNNNNNNNNNNNNNNNNNNNNNNNNNNNNNNNNNNNNNNNNNNNNNNNNNNNNNNNNNNNNNNNNNNNNNNNNNNNNNNNNNNNNNNNNNNNNNNNNNNNNNNNNNNNNNNNNNNNNNNNNNNNNNNNNNNNNNNNNNNNNNNNNNNNNNNNNNNNNNNNNNNNNNNNNNNNNNNNNNNNNNNNNNNNNNNNNNNNNNNNNNNNNNNNNNNNNNNNNNNNNNNNNNNNNNNNNNNNNNNNNNNNNNNNNNNNNNNNNNNNNNNNNNNNNNNNNNNNNNNNNNNNNNNNNNNNNNNNNNNNNNNNNNNNNNNNNNNNNNNNNNNNNNNNNNNNNNNNNNNNNNNNNNNNNNNNNNNNNNNNNNNNNNNNNNNNNNNNNNNNNNNNNNNNNNNNNNNNNNNNNNNNNNNNNNTTTTCGATGTATGCAAGATAAATTTCAATCTTACTATTATGCTGCAATGAATTAGTTGTCATGTCAGTAAAATCATCTGTAAATAGTAGGTTTAAGATTTTGGATACAAGGAAtcagatttttatataaagtagAAGTTATTTTCTCGTTATATatcaaatgcataaaaattaaatgtcaaataCTGCGCAACTATTGGTGATCGAAATTGGCTATAGGTGGCATAGAGCAGAACTCtaacacttcgcatgctttcaccattagcgtgtggagaatCATAGGAGGAGGAAGTACGtcagtttctctcttgattttcaaatagattaaaaactttttagttaaggaaactatatggaattgaaaactacattgaacataATTATAGAATAAAGCGATGTAGaaatatttgtgatatttaaatatgaaaaatattaaggaaatgGAAAATATCGTAAATACATTCCTATAAAACTGAGAAAAGAAGGCGAGGGAAAGGAGAAGTGTCAAGACATAGAACAGGGCTCCTCTTCAGATTCGAGCGTTGCGATGGCGAATTGCTgtgaaataatttgtaaatccCCCAAAAAATTTACCTTGCCTTCACTTGTTCGCGTAAATACTTTTGTCAATGAACTTAATATTCAACCACTCTACTTTACCtagtctaataaaaaattaaaagaaaaattattttttttaagaaaaagattctATCAAGGACacttagaatataatttttttttttttttttttaattttaaaagtgcttttggaaaaaatctaaaattatttcgtgattttctgggttataatattttacatattacgACATCAGTTTGAAAATTAGGAAAGTTACTTCcgacatttttataagaaatgttcAGATTCTTTTGAACTATTCTAAGCATTGAAAGCATTATCTGAACTATTCTAATCATTGAAAGCATTATCTGAACTATTCTAAACATTGAAAACATTAACTGAACATTGTTTACTCTTTCTTGAATTACATAGATTAGTGAAATGCAAATACtttaccaaataaaatttaattgaaatttccgAATGTATTTACCACATAGCGTGATAACAGAAACTAACTTACTAATTCCCCTACATTGAAAAACCTTATATTTGAGCATTGTTGCCCGCCATTACTCCTCGTTGAGTGAAAATTAGAGTGCAAACAATGAATGGACTATAGATCATTGCTTTGTTTCCTAAACAAGCTACCATTTTGCCTTTGttcagtaaattatttaaagttttgaatgttaaaaattatgttactttACATTAAGAATGTATGCTTTGACTGCCTGTGTGTGTAAACTAATTATCATTTAGCCATTTGgcaacaaaattaacattacaaattattaatatacacAGAATTTGGGCAGAAACTCTCTCAgggatttgtatttttttatttatttattcattttttttatcaaatataaaactattaacaaaACCTTTGATGACCAAAATTTGGCATTTGGTCTTCAAAGTATACGTgctacaattttgaattatcgattttgtaataaatttattgctaaataatgTACCCAGAAATTATTTATGAGTTCAAAAGAACAATTTATACCTTGATTAAGTccatttttattcacaaattgctattttacattgttaaaaattcataagGCATATTagtgtttaatattattagaaaattcaaaattatgaactttggaataaatttatagtaaaataaaaatgctaagaACTGCTTAATTTCTTCTAATGAAGAATAAATCTTCTGAATAGtacatatgaaattaaaaaatgtactttctttgGCATTGTCAAGAGCAGAGATTGTAGtagggtaaaaataaaaaggactttttttttggggggggggggcatgATAGTCAAAAATTACCACTATCAAGTAATTTTATCCGGTTCATACTCCTTTCAAGGGCATGTAAGAGAACTTATTTCCACAGTATcggttttaaaattactcagtATTGGGTACAGTTTTAACaatcaccaaatatatcaatatgatattattttatacataaattagaatattttgtcCTCATTGTATAACCTTTCAGCATTTGAGTTTTGTGCGGAACACACTCATCGTTGGCAGCAAACTaaagccaaaattttaaaaacgaatcaaatttttctatcgaatcacgaaggcaaatttctatcaatacttgatcctggagtctccttgtcttctggattcggttcaaaattgcaaggctacggagttgaacattggtagtcgaaaattaaatatcgggtcggttgttcaacgacggttataaaatagaataaaattacatacGCGGTATATATTGATGCGGCTTTAGGTATGTCTCTTGTCCATTGAaagccttgcaattttaaacccaatccagatgactagggaactccttgatcaagtattgagagaaatgcgctttcgtggtggactttttgatggaactaacccggatttgcgttacatggacagGAAAGCCACGAAAACATCACACGGTTAGCAaaactgcaaggggactctaacccatgatgaTCCGCCTAaaaatgaggatatttttacgtcagctctgtggttggtgcgagccgagtccggaattcgtatccaccaATCAtctctgggatttgaacccggttcaccttattggaaggtaatgcattttgttttgaaggcgtgtttaaatacaattgcactaaaattataaaatcaaaaccaTCTGAAATGTAAACAATCGACGTCCGCCCTCCCTCAAAGGGTCgcgaaaaaaatatcaaacgttgacaggtccgaggcgataaaaaaaaaaagttgaggaGTCCTGGGTTAGATCTCTAGGGAGggggattagaaacaacaacattttTACGACAAAAGCACTAAATTGACTTGCTTTTTTCATTCTCAAACCAtttcaatttctgaaaagtaaatgtgaaattatttttttcctcccaTCAAGCTTGCTTATCCGTCGGTACTGCATCGCTGTTCGTGACTCACTTGCTATCGAAACTTGAAAAAGTGCACGACACTGGTACTTTGGAAGGTTTAAAAATCCTTGGCATGATAATGAGTGTATCTTCTGGAATCTCACTTGGTGTATTCACAAtattagcatttttcaaaaaacaaggtaagatttttaaaaaaattatatgccaTTTAAGGATAGAAAAATGATTCGAATTCCCCCATGTTTACCAGTGGAGAATTATATGAATGCAGTTTCCTTATTTATTCATCATTGGCACAATAGCCCGGGGTGTGCCTTAgcatagagaaatattttgaaggagttttctttcaaaatatttctccgTTCAGTTCTCTTTGTCACCCGATCTTACCAGAACAAAAccctatttgttttaaattcgcGTTTTGGAGTTCAGCCATCAAAGTTTTGGACGTTCTCTAGCAATTCCAATTGGCAATTCTCTTCCAATTGGTTTATGTTCGAAAATTGGGATAATAGTTTCTAAACGGAAAATATGCCCTATgattcttattttgtttatctttatgaattttattacataaatgtcTTTAcgaattttgtgaattttttaatttgttcttctGTGTTccttactaatttttatattttgcacaattttttttctttcaatttattccTTGAAAGGTATCTGATTAGAAATGTAAGTGTCTTACAACGAATTTTAACCCCTAGCGCCGACTGTGCTTAGCTTTGCACACTCAACCAtccatgttaaaaaattttataatttattttaattgctaggGAACTCTTAGTGCTGGAATAACTATTACTTTACAATACTCTACATGCATACTCTAGCTGTAAGTAGAATCTAAGAATAATATACTCTAGCTCAGGGaagggcaaacttttttggtcgtgggccaaaaatctagaaaaaaaagtttggtgggccgagtaaaaacttctgaaataaaataaagtcaattcatCATTGAGTGCATGTCACACTACATCAACTTTGCGATTTTTAGTTGCCATTTtggcataaaaaatgtttacaaataactcaaaaaggCAGTagccattttatacatttaataatttcaccattatttacaatgacGTTGTATGTGTGATGTGTGCAACCTTTCCATACGCAGTAAAATATGTTAGAGCTCGAGCCGACAGAAAAATCCGTTCGTTGGAACTTAAAACGCGTAGTCAGCCTcatgtgaagtacaattcacctatattagattccatatgtctgctcctcgagaaagacaaataCTAGTTGGAGCTAATCTACAGCTATTCAATAAAGAACttttgctttcaacattttaccagtTAAAGCTGTTTGtgctaactattttaattaatttatgttttgtagaacaaaaatagagaaagtggaaaggtcatcagtactttgttaaaaaagaaagaacaaaaatagctttaaacaaagtagatATATTCGCCACTGATCAGCTAGTTAAAATTCTGTCCACGGGCCGGATAAAATcttccggcgggccacagttggcccgcgggccgtagtttcccCATCCCTGCTCTAGTTGATTAAAGTGCAGGTTTCACTTTAATCAACTAGAAGAACTAAAGCAATCTTTAAACATAATCGCTTTCCTAAAATAAATGCAGTACTACTAATATCCAAGTAcccgtttcttttttttcttcttttcaagcaattaaaaaattattgtttacaaCATTTTTCAAACTGTGATATTGACTGTTCTTACTAAAAAAACATAGGATTATATGCGCAGAATTCGAAATTCGTTCGTGGTATTTTTACACAGTTTATTCAAATCGgttaatgttaatattgataCAAAAAGATACCTTttcgaatgtttttttatgcatattttggCAGTGtgaatttttgagaattttattattgaaacataaaagttgaaataagtTGTTATTGAACGCGccgcttgaaaaaaaaaatgctatcaaTATAATGTTGTTTGAAATGAAGTTTACATAGGTTCaaattttttgggaaaaaagaTTACATGACATGGAAATGCGTTCTTGTGGCTGGCTCAATTTCGATATCCTAAACTCGGTGATAAGCTGCAATAggtttgttgaaattttctcaTCCACGATTACTGCGCCAGCACTAAAGCTATAGTCACGACATTGAATTACCACCCGCAACGAATAATATCGAAATCGGTCAAATCACTAATGACAAAGGAAGTACAGAAAATATCCGTTTTATATTTATCAGGTATCTAGCCTCTCAActccttttttgttttatggtcattattcctatttattatgattaagcataaaaaaaatattttgtttaacgtaaagatttttctttgtgATAGCTTTTGAGCTTCACGgggagaattatttttcatcagctGTTTTTGGTGGAATATGTTTAGTCGTGAGTATTCAACTCTACCTGACAGCGCAGTGGTATCAGAATGCTTTGAAggtatctatatatttttctgatattttaagcaCTAACAGTAACTAAATGTCTGTTCAATTCATCTCAATCATTCCAACTGAGTAAGatgttatttaaacaaaagaataaaataaatttttttacaatgttcaGAGAGTATTGCATGCTAAGGTAGTTTAATATGCATATCAAATCATCCTATAATTATAAACAACTATGTTTCAAGTAAATGATGGTAGATAGTGGTTAAAAGGATTTCAATGacaaattttgtcaaaactttaaatttgagttCTATAGCAAAGAAAAATGTGTTGTACGAATGTTTGTAGgttcaattacttttatttgttctaatcttaaaaatcaaacgaaagaaaatttataaaggaaaaaaacaaaaaaaaacagtgcaTGTGTTGAAACACCcgattttccttcaaaatttcaatattgaaaaaaaaaaaaacctcttttgGATTGAGTAATTTCTTCACTAACATTGTTGttgtaggccattaaggcaagggctgctattgttcttgttttccagtggcaccatctatggccaagaattcgattgTTACTTCAACCATACATCACACCcgcttatagggcggacccattcatccacagatcgtaattatgacctgaaccagagaacggtCAATCtgcaattcagtacccccagaggtataatttgttatgggaacacggaggactttgtgacctgacagatttaacgtgcaccagtcacgaTTGTTGTAGTCGGGGACGGGGTAGagacacggggagtcttcagtcggctggattcgaactacCATCCTCACGAACGTAAGTCCAGCGCCTTGCCAACCATGGCTATCCCAGAACACTAACCTCATATTTCGCACATATAACGCCATATACTTCTTCAGTCTGAAGCAAAGAGTCATTATAAGATCTCAATACAATTTGCTGATATCGATACcacttgttatttaaattttgctgctTCTTATATCGTTTTCcttacaaattttacaataaattaaaatttttaagaagtccAGAGTTATTACAAAGGAAATTCACACTCATTCGCTGATAAactcacaaaaaaaaagtatattagaaGTTTACTAAATTTGCATTATAACAAATGTCACagacattttatgttaaaaaaaaaggggggggggctGGTGAACCTTTAACATTAACTATTTCAAACTCTATTTTACCAAAGTTTAAACTGTCTCTCCAATATTCTAAGTCGTATTTAGCGTTGTTGTCTTTTAGCAATAAAACTAgatctttttataatatattttatttcacctgtttaaaacaatattttttttatgaattgcgTGTTAAGTTAAAATCCGATACTTAATTACAGGAAAAAGAGAGATTGGCTCAATTGGATAATCCTCAAACTTCAAGGTCAGCTGTCattaactgaagaaaaaaaaaactcatatgaAATCTTCTTAACCTAACGTGTGAAAACAAGGTCAGATATCACTCATACAAGGAACAGGATTCCACATCATCACAAGGATCTTGAAGCAGTCATGGGCAAATTAGGTGTTATTCTTAAATTCCTATAATTATTGTAACAatagtctttttctttttaaaaatttaaaacaaaaatgtat
Encoded here:
- the LOC110282665 gene encoding uncharacterized protein, whose product is MEEGSTSAVIEHHELEAFAGVEPKFDLHPNHNRGSFLSTISMTSCVISYSPSAKFLLYVLLLLTCIPLIVCGAFTSIFIEDGNYSAAVVSFFAACLSVGTASLFVTHLLSKLEKVHDTGTLEGLKILGMIMSVSSGISLGVFTILAFFKKQAFELHGENYFSSAVFGGICLVVSIQLYLTAQWYQNALKEKERLAQLDNPQTSRSAVIN